Part of the Candidatus Brocadia sinica JPN1 genome, TGAGAGAAGCCTATCGACTGGCAAAGGCCAACGATGGAGTACCTGGAATCGATGGGAAGGACTTTGAGGACATCGAGAGGGAAGGACTGGAAGGATTTCTGGAAGGGATAAGGCAGGAACTCCTCGAACGGACGTACCGGCCGTTGCCCAACAGACGGGTAGAGATACCGAAAGGCAACGGCAAGACCCGAACCCTTGGAATACCGACGATAAGAGATCGGGTAGTCCAAGGGGCACTGAAGCTCATACTTGAGCCGATATTTGAGGCAGATTTCAAGGACTGTTCCTATGGGTACAGACCGAAGCGTCATGCACATCAGGCGATAGATCGGGTGACAAAAGGCATACTCCACGGATTGACCAGAGTAGTGGATGTAGACTTGAGCGGATATTTTGACAACATAAGGCATCACAAACTGTTGGAAAAAATAGCCAGGAGGGTGCAGGATGATGACATTCTGCATCTTTTAAAACTCATCCTCAATGCGAACGGGCGGAAGGGAGTGCCGCAGGGTGGAGTGATATCTCCGCTACTATCGAACATCTACCTGAACGAAGTGGATGAGATGATGGAACGGGCACGGGAAGTAACCCGACGTAAAGGATATGATAACCTTGGCTTTATACGGAGTGCGGACGATATGGTCATACTCGTGCACGGGCATCCGAAAGAGGACTGGTTGCTCCAGAAAGTACAGAAACGACTCAAGGAAGAGCTGGACAACTTAGAGGTTGAAATGAATCTGGAGAAGACGAAGGTAGTAGACCTCAAAAAGGGAGGTAGTTTCAGCTTTTTGGGATTTGATATACGCCTGAACCGCAATTGGAAAAGCAAGATCTATGTCAGCAAGACGCCGCGGAAGAAGAAGTGCATTGAAATCGGCAAGAGAATAAGAGCAGTGCTCAAGGCAAACTGGAACAAGCCTTTAAAAGAAGTAATTCAGGCAGTAAATGCAGTAATACGAGGTTGGGTGAATTACTTTCGGATAGGCAATAGCAACAGTACTTTCTGTAAAGTGAGGAATTATACTGAGAAGAAGGTGAGACGGTTTGTCACGAAGAGGAAGAAACGCAAGGGCTTCGGCTGGAAGCGGTGGAGTAGGGAGGTAATATATCAGGAATGGGGATTGTATAATGATTATCGAATACAATACTTACACCCGAAAACAGCTTCATGTCGATAGGTGTATAATGCCTTGCTGAGAAGGGAACAGGAAAGCCGTATGAGGGAAAACCTCACGTACGGTTTGACGAGAAGATGCTGGAAATAGGGTATGGTTGAGATATTGTGACACTCTCAAAGGAAACGGAGAGAAACGGGGAACACTAACTTCAGCCTGTAGCTACTACGCCAGTGTTTTACTCTACCGGCTTGCAGGTTGACGCCTTGTGTGCGTCTGGTGATGTCTCTGATGGCGCCCTTGAGTTTGTCCAGTGATTTCGTGCTTATACCCTTGTATTTGCCAGAAAAATCGTATCCGAGAAACCTGAAGCCTCGTTTGAAGTTAGTGAGCTTGGTTTTATCCTCGCTCAGCTTCATTCCAAGCTTATTTTCAATGATATCTTTGACACAGCAAAGGGCGGCAGGGAGTGTTTCTTGATTTTTAGTCATGACAATGAAGTCATCGGCATATCGGACAAACTTATATCCAGCCTTTTCAAGCTCCTTGTCAATGATGTCACCGACAAGGTTGGCAAGTAAGGGGAAAATGACGCCTCTTTGCGGAGTGCCTTCGGTTGTCTTATGCACGATGCCATCTTCCATGACACCTGCCTTAAGCATATTTTCAATACTGTTCAAAACCCATCCATCAGCGATCTTTTCAC contains:
- the ltrA gene encoding group II intron reverse transcriptase/maturase, coding for MTNASISLQELRRKIYIKAKTDKHGRFWGLYCHISKDELLREAYRLAKANDGVPGIDGKDFEDIEREGLEGFLEGIRQELLERTYRPLPNRRVEIPKGNGKTRTLGIPTIRDRVVQGALKLILEPIFEADFKDCSYGYRPKRHAHQAIDRVTKGILHGLTRVVDVDLSGYFDNIRHHKLLEKIARRVQDDDILHLLKLILNANGRKGVPQGGVISPLLSNIYLNEVDEMMERAREVTRRKGYDNLGFIRSADDMVILVHGHPKEDWLLQKVQKRLKEELDNLEVEMNLEKTKVVDLKKGGSFSFLGFDIRLNRNWKSKIYVSKTPRKKKCIEIGKRIRAVLKANWNKPLKEVIQAVNAVIRGWVNYFRIGNSNSTFCKVRNYTEKKVRRFVTKRKKRKGFGWKRWSREVIYQEWGLYNDYRIQYLHPKTASCR